One region of Oryza sativa Japonica Group chromosome 5, ASM3414082v1 genomic DNA includes:
- the LOC9268582 gene encoding nodulin homeobox — translation MIDMVSVIEELSGLTSRELGEMLKESENFVLQEKTEDGGTKQVDMEKLVSSLPLHLLAVCLELERGSDLAYVLRGMRFLHSLSELSARHTRLEQVLLDDVKLSEQVMDLIFFVLSILSHWKKENHLGVSPFIHSSLVAASLHLLTSYFSSQWHELVHILLAHPKVDIFMDVAFDSLHDDVRSLSHRLSTLSTNTFPVGPFDSRLTHFICQQCEASLQFLLLLCQQKLFRDRILKNKELSRNGGILSLSRSILKLGVPECLKGSIDIAASMSRLKAKILSILLQLCEAETVSYLDEVATSPKSMQLGQTLALEVLDLLKTAFGRKQKLTLDSHDKSYPMGSVLISALRLVDVFSDDSNFRSSFITNTIPFLTQILAIPHDEFVSNWCSVNLPVIEEDANLDYDPFGAAELALAAAGNKLTEAKANYSCPFRPISMPSIAYAQTRTSCVVKIIANLHVFVPNICEEQERDLFLQKFQKYLVSGNPRSSVDHPASADLKATTVCRNLGSLSEYARSLIPNNLLNEEDVQLLSEFAYKLQTWCKSHVGQSTSQAVKIDPSSESKEDFKPLQHPLIPSTVVPDSSINNLPKNMEEPTPTNMEEPAPTPSTKQEGNARDETPRSTVALNGGFLQNSVGQDLVHLGVARTSSGFLGGGTSTSTGSLRCKMDLDPASSSMDHFKTPDRKESGLQDDEKGDTHMYDERQPKRRKRTIMNDRQINEIEKALIDEPEMHKNAALLQAWSEKLSGQGSEITSSQLKNWLNNRKAKLARIAKERGVLSEGENADKPSTPATPHHCDSSESAGEESYLPPARVMSALGISKGSRFVSPDGNETTSQAEFNQNIMLSRPFTRSFSFEPGRLVSLIDNDGKEVGRGKIFQVEGRLQGKALTDTRVCIVDVIELKIEKWRELPHPSEASGRTFQEAESRNGGVMRVAWDVIRLSPVVQ, via the exons ATGATAGACATGGTGTCAGTTATTGAGGAGCTCAGTGGGCTAACTTCTAGAGAACTTGGAGAGATGCTGAAGGAGTCAGAGAACTTTGTCTTGCAGGAGAAGACAGAAGATGGTGGTACAAAGCAG GTGGACATGGAAAAGCTTGTGTCCTCGCTTCCTCTTCACCTTCTTGCTGTATGTTTGGAACTTGAAAGAGGTTCAGATTTAGCGTATGTCCTCCGTGGTATGCGCTTCTTGCATAGTTTGTCTGAGCTATCAGCTCGCCACACTAGGCTGGAGCAG GTTCTTCTCGATGATGTGAAATTATCTGAACAAGTCATGGACCTGATATTTTTTGTGCTATCTATTCTTTCCCACTGGAAGAAG GAAAATCATCTTGGTGTTTCTCCTTTTATACACTCATCACTTGTAGCAGCCAGTCTTCATCTGTTGACAAGTTACTTTTCATCTCAGTGGCATGAACTTGTTCATATTCTGCTTGCACATCCAAAG GTTGATATCTTTATGGATGTTGCCTTTGATAGCCTGCATGATGATGTGAGGTCACTGAGTCACAGGTTGTCAACATTGAGCACCAATACCTTTCCTGTTGGCCCTTTTGACTCACGACTCACACACTTCATCTGCCAACAGTGTGAAGCATCATTGCAGTTTCTTTTGTTACTGTGCCAGCAGAAGTTGTTCCGAGATCGTATTTTAAAAAACAAG GAACTCTCTAGGAATGGAGGTATTCTGTCACTCTCTCGATCTATATTGAAGTTAGGTGTTCCAGAGTGTCTGAAGGGATCAATTGATATTGCTGCTTCCATGTCCAGATTGAAGGCTAAGATTCTTTCTATT TTGCTCCAACTTTGTGAAGCTGAAACTGTTTCTTACCTTGATGAAGTCGCCACTTCACCAAAGAGTATGCAACTAGGGCAAACCTTGGCACTAGAG GTTCTTGATTTGCTGAAGACTGCGtttggaagaaaacaaaaacttaCCTTGGATTCTCACGATAAGAGTTACCCTATGGGTTCTGTGCTTATCAGTGCGTTGCGTCTAGTTGATGTCTTTTCTGATGATTCAAACTTCAGATCTTCATTTATAACTAATACT ATTCCATTTCTGACCCAAATTTTGGCTATTCCTCATGATGAGTTTGTCTCAAACTGGTGCTCTGTTAATCTGCCAGTGATAGAAGAAGACGCTAATCTTGATTATGATCCATTTGGTGCAGCTGAGCTGGCACTGGCAGCTGCTGGTAATAAGTTAACTGAAGCTAAAGCAAACTATTCTTGCCCTTTTCGCCCTATCAGTATGCCTTCTATAGCATATGCGCAGACAAGAACATCATGTGTGGTGAAAATAATAGCAAATTTGCATGTTTTTGTCCCAAACATATGCGAAG AGCAAGAAAGAGACCTTTTTCTTCAGAAATTTCAGAAGTACTTGGTATCAGGGAATCCTAGATCATCAGTTGATCATCCAGCATCAGCTGATCTCAAGGCCACTACAGTTTGCAGAAACTTGG GATCTTTGTCTGAGTATGCTAGATCGTTAATTCCTAATAACTTGTTAAACGAGGAAGATGTGCAATTGTTAAG TGAATTTGCTTATAAGTTACAAACTTGGTGTAAATCACATGTTGGACAGAGTACATCCCAG GCAGTAAAGATTGATCCGTCATCAGAAAGCAAGGAAGACTTTAAGCCACTGCAGCATCCCTTGATACCAAGTACTGTTGTTCCAGATTCCAGTATAAATAACCTTCCGAAG AACATGGAAGAGCCTACACCAACAAACATGGAAGAGCCTGCACCAACACCCTCAACAAAGCAAGAGGGAAATGCCAGGGATGAGACTCCTAGAAGCACTGTCGCTTTAAATGGTGGGTTCCTGCAGAATTCAGTCGGCCAGGACTTAGTCCATCTTGGTGTGGCGAGAACTAGTTCAGGCTTTCTAGGGGGAGGTACCAGTACAAGTACAGGATCCCTGCGCTGCAAAATGGATCTTGATCCTGCATCCAGCAGTATGGACCATTTCAAAACACCAGATAGAAAAGAAAGTGGTCTTCAGGATGATGAGAAAGGAGACACTCACATGTATGATGAGAGACAACCTAAGAGAAGGAAGCGAACCATTATGAATGATAGGCAAATAAACGAAATCGAGAAGGCTCTTATTGATGAGCCTGAGATGCATAAGAATGCTGCTTTACTGCAGGCATGGTCAGAGAAGTTAAGTGGGCAG GGCTCGGAGATTACGTCATCTCAGCTAAAGAATTG GCTGAACAACAGAAAAGCTAAGCTTGCTCGTATTGCGAAAGAAAGAGGAGTACTATCTGAGGGTGAGAACGCAGATAAGCCATCTACGCCAGCTACTCCCCACCACTGTGACTCCTCAGAAAGTGCTGGCGAGGAGAGCTACTTGCCACCTGCGAGGGTCATGAGTGCTCTAGGCATATCCAAGGGCAGCAGATTTGTGAGCCCAGATGGCAATGAGACAACATCACAGGCAGAATTCAATCAAAATATCATGCTTAGCCGCCCTTTCACAAGATCATTCTCATTTGAACCTGGCCGTCTTGTTTCGCTCATTGATAATGATGGGAAGGAGGTTGGCAGGGGAAAGATCTTCCAAGTTGAGGGGAGACTGCAAGGGAAGGCCCTGACAGATACTCGCGTTTGCATCGTTGATGTTATTGAGCTCAAGATTGAGAAATGGCGGGAGCTACCTCATCCCTCGGAAGCATCAGGAAGAACATTCCAAGAGGCAGAATCAAGGAACGGTGGTGTGATGAGGGTCGCGTGGGATGTCATCAGACTATCTCCAGTGGTTCAGTAA
- the LOC9270327 gene encoding leucine-rich repeat extensin-like protein 6, with the protein MTTDLLLLLLLLSSSRLALAAAFGVWINGAASSSPQSQEYEALQALKAAVVEDPRGALASWQGPNVCAYRGVYCSAPPDDAAASGAVVAGIDLNRANLRGTLPAAVSLLAHLTFLHLNSNRLAGQPPDSLRDLQYLTELDLSNNLFSGPFPAAALLIPSLVYLDLRFNAFSGGIPAEAFAKSSLDALFLNNNQFDGEIPETLWSSPATVITLANNRLTGPVPSAYGYGGRVREVLFLNNKLTGCIPEELGFLPTIEVLDLSYNSLSGHLPPTLSCLAGIEVLNIAHNQFTGELPDLVCDLKRITNLSVSFNFFSGISQHCNRLAGRSVFDFVGNCVPGRGLQRPPPECDGGPGDGGLSCLRSIPVTRPVPCAQASVSVGVGVIVGGAMPSFGAGGVVTVTVP; encoded by the coding sequence ATGAccaccgacctcctcctcctcctgctgcttctGTCGTCAtcccgcctcgccctcgccgccgcgttcgGCGTCTGGATCAatggcgccgcctcctcgtcgccgcagAGCCAGGAGTACGAGGCGCTGCAGGCGCtgaaggcggcggtggtggaggaccCGCGCGGCGCGCTGGCGTCGTGGCAGGGGCCCAACGTGTGCGCGTACAGGGGGGTGTACTGCTCGGCGCcgcccgacgacgccgccgcgtcgggcgcggtggtcgccgGCATCGACCTCAACCGCGCCAACCTGAGGGGGACGCTCCCGGCGGCGGTGTCCCTCCTCGCCCACCTCACGTTCCTCCACCTCAACAGCAACCGCCTCGCCGGCCAGCCCCCCGACTCGCTCCGCGACCTCCAGTACCTCACCGAGCTCGACCTCAGCAACAACCTCTTCTCCGGCccgttcccggcggcggcgctgctcatCCCGTCGCTCGTCTACCTCGACCTCCGCTTCAACGCCTTCTCCGGCGGGATCCCCGCCGAGGCCTTCGCCAAGAGCAGCCTCGACGCGCTCTTCCTCAACAACAACCAGTTCGACGGCGAGATCCCGGAGACGCTCTGGTCGTCTCCGGCGACGGTGATCACGCTCGCGAACAACCGCCTCACCGGCCCCGTCCCGTCGGCGTACGGCTACGGCGGCCGCGTCCGGGAGGTGCTGTTCCTCAACAACAAGCTCACCGGCTGCATTCCGGAGGAGCTCGGGTTCTTGCCCACCATCGAGGTGCTCGACCTGAGCTACAACTCGCTCTCCGGCCACCTCCCGCCCACGCTGTCCTGCCTCGCCGGCATCGAGGTGCTCAACATCGCGCACAACCAGTTCACCGGCGAGCTCCCGGACCTCGTCTGCGACCTCAAGCGGATCACCAACCTGTCCGTCTCCTTCAACTTCTTCTCCGGCATCAGCCAGCACTGcaaccgcctcgccggccgcagCGTGTTCGACTTCGTCGGCAACTGCGTCCCCGGCCGCGGCCTGCAGCGCCCGCCGCCGGAGTGCGACGGCGGcccgggcgacggcggcctcagCTGCCTGCGCAGCATCCCCGTCACCCGCCCCGTCCCCTGCGCCCAGGCCTCCGTctccgtcggcgtcggcgtcatcGTCGGCGGCGCGATGCCATcgttcggcgccggcggcgtggtcACGGTCACCGTGCCATGA
- the LOC4338016 gene encoding sister-chromatid cohesion protein 3, with protein sequence MDETLASLRRPKRGRPPRPREDHLAAEDFEEEGEDEEAEAEALARPQTKRKRAASAAAAAALEDQTLIDIIKHNGRLISHAVKKLVEDYESDPKSVMFQILAMLFEACGARHNFYADYLYEADVDGVVFSLVELAKKGMVEDNYNTKQKDLKNFKENLVSFWDTLVHECQNGPLFDGSLFQKIKDYVVALSCTPPRVYRQVASLVGLQLVTSLISVAKTLSGQRETTQRQLNAEKKKQTDGPIVESLNKKLAHTHKSITYLEELMRKIFSGLFMHRYRDVDPEIRMSCIKSLGIWVVSYPSLFLQDIYLKYLGWTLNDKNAGVRRTSILALQSLYEVDENIPSLGLFTERFYSRMIQLADDVDISVAVSAIGLIKQLLRHQLLSDDDLGPLYDLLIDEPPLIRRAIGELVYDHLIAQNIKTSQSGARDGNNDSSEVHIGRMLQILREFSDDPVLSSYVIDDIWDDMKAMKDWKCIISMLLDENPLTELTDMDGTNLVRMLRASAKKAVGERIVPATDNRKMYYNKGQKEILENSKHEITTALLKKYPQLLRKYISDKAKISPLIDMMMLMKLELYSLKRQDQHFKAAIDLIADAFFKHGDKETLRSCIKAITFCCTNCQADLQNYAENKLKDLEDELVLKVKTAIKEVEAGDDEYSLMVNLKRFYELQLSKPVKNDGLFEDMYRILSHLKDMDNEVKSFLLLNMYLQLAWCLNAIDGENPSEASIDELLSRQSSLFEKLYYYLVVLPTYQKEGRSTTILSCRVCVITAEMWCLFKKPKYSSTRLESLGYLPQLDVVQNFWKLCEQQLNIPDEIEDEDANEEYIEDTNKDVVMIAAAKLVLADTVSKDYLGPELVSHYASHGTSTTEIIKHLITSLRKNADNNMGALFFEALKRGYERYMAHVSDGENQTLIGKSYSECQDLAGRLAGSYVGASRNKNKSEILKIIQDGVSFAFVDLPKQLSFLEAALLPFVSKLPSSDIPDILIDVQKRTQDTNTNEDPSAWRPYFTFVEHLRDKHAKNEVLQEEKEEKPVKRRGRPRKVRDVPARNLFDGHKSSDEESVSDSDQQGHGEDNDDDDADQPLINTFRSSASKLRSLKVSQQGTSGQKGPSRASGSNS encoded by the exons ATGGACGAGACCCTAGCCTCCCTGCGCCGCCCG AAGCgcgggcggccgccgcggccgcgggagGACCACTTGGCCGCCGAGGACttcgaggaggagggggaggatgaggaggccgaggcggaggcgctCGCGCGGCCCCAGACGAAGCGCAAGCGCGCGGCcagcgccgcggccgcggccgcgctgGAGGACCAAACCCTCATCG ATATTATTAAACATAATGGCAGGCTTATCAGCCATGCTGTCAAAAAATTGGTCGAGGATTATGAATCAGATCCAAAATCTGTGATGTTTCAGATATTAGCGATGCTATTTGAG GCTTGTGGAGCTAGGCATAACTTTTATGCAGACTACCTGTATGAGGCAGATGTGGATGGTGTTGTGTTTTCCCTTGTCGAGCTAGCAAAAAAG GGAATGGTTGAAGATAATTACAACACCAAACAGAAGGATCTCAagaacttcaaagaaaatcttGTTTCCTTTTGGGATACCTTGGTCCATGAGTGTCAGAATGGCCCTTTATTTGATGGTAGCTTATTCCAAAAAATCAAAGACTATGTGGTTGCTTTGTCATG TACTCCTCCAAGGGTTTATCGCCAAGTAGCTTCATTGGTTGGGCTCCAGCTTGTGACGTCCTTAATATCTGTTGCTAAGACTCTCAGTGGACAGCGTGAGACCACTCAAAGACAGTTGAATgcagagaagaagaagcagactGATGGACCGATTGTTGAATCTCTAAACAAAAAGCTAGCTCATACTCACAAAAGCATTACTTACTTGGAGGAACTAATGCGGAAAATATTCAGTGG GTTATTCATGCACCGCTATCGTGATGTTGACCCTGAGATCCGGATGTCGTGCATAAAATCACTTGGTATTTGGGTTGTCTCGTACCCATCACTTTTCTTACAAGATATATACCTGAAGTATCTAGGATGGACACTTAATGACAAG AATGCTGGGGTTAGAAGAACTTCTATTCTTGCCTTGCAAAGCCTGTATGAAGTGGATGAAAACATACCTTCTCTTGGTCTCTTTACTGAGAGATTTTACAGCAGGATGATCCAGCTTGCAGATGATGTTGATATTTCAGTAGCTGTGTCAGCTATCGGACTCATCAAGCAGTTACTGAG GCATCAACTTTTGAGCGATGATGATTTAGGTCCACTATATGATTTGCTTATTGATGAGCCTCCGCTGATCAGGCGTGCAATTGGGGAATTGGTTTATGATCATCTGATAGCACAAAACATCAAAACCTCCCAGTCTGGAGCAAGAG ATGGAAACAATGATTCATCAGAGGTTCATATTGGTCGAATGCTGCAAATCCTGAGGGAATTTTCAGATGACCCAGTCCTGAGCTCTTATGTCATTGATGATATTTGGGATGACATGAAGGCTATGAAA GATTGGAAGTGTATAATCTCCATGCTTCTGGATGAAAATCCATTAACCGAGCTTACTGACATGGATGGAACCAATCTAGTTCGGATGCTGCGAGCCTCTGCAAAGAAGGCTGTTGGGGAAAGGATAGTTCCTGCAACAGACAATAGAAAGATGTACTACAATAAAGGCCAGAAG GAAATATTGGAAAACAGCAAGCATGAAATAACTACTGCTTTGCTGAAGAAATATCCACAGCTTTTAAGAAAATACATATCTGACAAAGCTAAGATATCACCTCTAATTGATATGATGATGCTTATGAAACTTGAGCTGTACTCACTAAAAAGGCAAGATCAG CATTTCAAGGCTGCCATAGATCTCATTGCGGATGCCTTCTTTAAACATGGTGACAAGGAGACCTTGAGGTCTTGCATCAAGGCAATTACTTTCTGTTGCACTAACTGTCAGGCAGATCTTCAAAATTATGCTGAAAACAAACTGAAGGATCTTGAAGACGAGTTGGTTTTGAAAGTCAAAACTGCAATCAAGGAAGTAGAG GCAGGTGATGATGAATACTCCCTCATGGTTAATTTGAAGCGATTTTATGAGCTTCAGTTGTCAAAACCTGTCAAAAATGATGGTTTATTTGAGGACATGTACAGAATCCTGAGTCATCTAAAAGATATGGATAATGAG GTGAAGAGCTTTCTCCTCCTTAACATGTACCTTCAATTAGCATGGTGCCTGAATGCTATTGATGGTGAAAACCCATCTGAAGCTTCCATTGACGAACTTTTATCCAGGCAAAGCTCTCTTTTTGAAAAACTCTATTATTACTTGGTGGTTCTGCCTACTTATCAGAAAGAGGGAAGGAGCACCACTATACTTTCCTGCAGA GTCTGTGTCATTACTGCTGAGATGTGGTGCCTGTTTAAGAAGCCAAAATATTCTTCAACAAGGCTCGAGAGTTTGGGATATCTCCCGCAACTAGATGTTGTCCAGAATTTCTGGAAACTATGTGAACAACAGCTCAACATACCAG ATGAAATAGAAGATGAAGATGCAAATGAAGAATATATTGAAGACACAAACAAGGATGTTGTCATGATTGCAGCTGCAAAGCTAGTGCTAGCTGATACAGTTTCAAAG GATTACCTGGGCCCAGAGCTTGTTTCTCACTATGCATCCCATGGAACAAGTACTACAGAGATAATCAAACATCTAATCACCTCGCTTCGGAAAAATGCTGACAACAACATGGGTGCCTTATTTTTCGAGGCACTGAAAAGG GGATATGAGCGGTATATGGCCCATGTAAGTGATGGGGAAAATCAAACCCTCATTGGCAAGTCTTATTCAGAATGCCAAGATCTTGCTGGTCGGCTCGCGGGGTCCTATGTTGGTGCCTCGCGCAATAAAAACAAGTCTGAGATCTTGAAGATAATCCAAGACGGTGTTTCTTTTGCATTTGTGGACCTTCCAAAGCAATTGTCTTTCCTCGAGGCTGCTCTACTGCCATTTGTTTCTAAACTTCCATCGTCAGATATACCAGACAT CCTGATAGATGTACAGAAGAGGACTCAAGATACTAATACTAATGAAGATCCAAGTGCTTGGCGCCCGTACTTTACGTTTGTAGAGCATCTACGCGATAAGCATGCAAAGAATGAGGTTTTGCAGG aggaaaaggaggaaaaaccTGTAAAGCGCAGGGGTCGGCCAAGGAAGGTTAGAGATGTACCTGCAAGGAATCTTTTTGATGGACACAAGTCTAGCGATGAAGAGTCTGTTAGTGACTCTGATCAGCAAGGGCATGGTGAAGACAATGACGACGATGACGCAGATCAGCCTCTGATCAACACGTTTAGGTCTTCCGCATCCAAGCTAAGATCACTGAAGGTTTCTCAGCAAGGAACAAGCGGTCAGAAAGGACCTTCGAGGGCATCAG GAAGCAATAGCTGA
- the LOC4338019 gene encoding ubiquinone biosynthesis protein COQ4 homolog, mitochondrial, protein MQGARVNLKGWQQAAVAFGSAFGALLDPRRADLIATLGETTGKPAFHRVLQRMRNSAEGRDVLLERPRVISTQVSHAWDMPQNTFGAAYAQFMGSRNFSPDDRPPVRFIDTDELAYVATRAREVHDFWHVLFGLPTNLIGETALKVIEFEQMFLPMCMLSVVGGSARFNEKQRTLFFQHYFPWASKAGLKCTDLMSVYYEKHFHEDLEEVRRNWGIIPCPNPKRSSV, encoded by the exons ATGCAGGGGGCGCGCGTTAATCTGAAGGGGTGGCAACAGGCAGCGGTTGCATTTGGTTCTGCATTTGGGGCATTGCTTGACCCTAGAAGAGCTGATCTGATAGCTACTCTTGGGGAGACTACTGGGAAGCCAGCATTTCACCGTGTGCTTCAGCGGATGAGGAACAGTGCTGAAGGCAGG GATGTTCTCCTGGAGCGTCCTCGAGTTATATCCACGCAGGTTTCTCATGCCTGGGACATGCCTCAGAACACATTTGGTGCAGCATATGCTCAGTTCATGGGATCAAGGAACTTCTCACCAGATGACCGCCCACCTGTCCGTTTCATTGACACAGATGAGCTTGCGTATGTTGCGACCCGTGCCCGTGAAGTCCATGACTTTTGGCATGTGCTGTTCGGCCTTCCTACGAACCTGATTGGAGAGACTGCCCTTAAGGTCATTGAGTTTGAACAGATGTTCCTTCCTATGTGCATGCTTTCAGTCGTTGGGGGCTCTGCAAGGTTCAATGAGAAACAAAGGACACTGTTTTTCCAGCATTATTTCCCATGGGCTTCAAAAGCTGGTCTTAAGTGCACAGATCTTATGTCTGTGTACTATGAGAAGCATTTTCATGAAGATTTGGAGGAAGTGAGGAGGAACTGGGGAATTATACCGTGCCCTAATCCCAAAAGGAGCAGTGTTTAG